In Candidatus Latescibacter sp., a single genomic region encodes these proteins:
- a CDS encoding type II toxin-antitoxin system RelB/DinJ family antitoxin, whose translation MAKTVTIQARIDPDIKNKAQNIFRKLNISMSEAITLFLTQVTLRRGIPFDIKIPNDLTSDTLHKSEEGKELHKVSSVDQLFQELDR comes from the coding sequence ATGGCTAAAACTGTGACAATTCAAGCGCGTATTGATCCTGATATTAAGAATAAAGCGCAAAATATTTTCAGGAAACTCAACATCTCCATGTCTGAAGCAATCACTCTTTTTCTTACTCAAGTAACTTTAAGAAGAGGTATACCTTTTGATATTAAAATACCCAACGACTTGACTTCTGATACTCTTCACAAATCAGAAGAAGGTAAAGAACTTCATAAAGTCTCTTCAGTTGATCAATTATTTCAGGAGTTAGATCGTTGA
- a CDS encoding type II toxin-antitoxin system Phd/YefM family antitoxin → MKTIAVTKARSNLYKLIDEVSTGKEPIYITGKRSNAVLISEDDWRAIQETLYLLSIPGMRESIKEGLEAPVNECSEDIQW, encoded by the coding sequence ATGAAAACTATTGCTGTTACAAAAGCGAGATCGAATCTCTATAAATTGATCGATGAAGTTTCCACGGGTAAAGAGCCTATCTATATTACGGGCAAACGTTCAAATGCTGTTTTGATTTCAGAAGATGATTGGCGTGCCATTCAGGAGACACTCTACCTTTTATCAATCCCCGGTATGCGAGAATCGATTAAAGAAGGACTTGAAGCTCCTGTAAACGAATGCTCTGAGGATATTCAATGGTAG